The window AATAATGACTGGGAGTTAAGTCTATTTATTCTATCTTAAAATTTTCTGAAAATGTCTAAAAATCTATTGATCACAGGAGGAGCTGGCTTTATTGGCAGTCATTTGGTTCAACTTTTCGTAGAAAAGTACAAATCGTACAAAATTGTCAACCTTGACTGTTTGACTTATGCTGGAAATCTAGAGAACCTAAAGGCGGTAGAGGGTGCATCCAACTATTTTTTCGAAAAAGTTAATCTTTTAAATGTTGCTGAATTGGAACGGGTATTCGACAAACACAACATCACAGATGTCATTCATCTGGCAGCGGAATCTCATGTAGATAGATCGATTTCTGATCCACTTGCATTCGTCAATACCAATGTAATCGGCACAGTCAACCTTCTCAATGTAGCAAAGTCCAAATGGACTGATTTGGATAAACATTTATTTTATCATGTTTCTACCGATGAAGTTTATGGTTCGTTGGATGATGGTGGATTTTTTACGGAAGAAACTCCCTATGACCCACAATCCCCCTATTCTGCTTCCAAAGCAGCATCAGATCATTTTGTAAGGGCTTACACGAATACTTACGGGTTAAGAACGGTGATTACTAACTGTTCTAATAATTATGGGCCTAATCAGTTTCCTGAGAAATTGATTCCATTATGTATTCATAATATCAGAAACAATAAGCCCCTTCCAGTGTATGGAAAGGGTGAAAATATCAGAGATTGGCTCTTTGTAGTCGATCATGCGAGAGCAATTGACCTTGTGTTTCACGAAGGAAAAGTAGGTGAGACTTATAATATTGGCGGTTTCAACGAATGGAAAAACATTGATATTGTGAAGCTTCTTTGTAAGAAGATGGATCAAAAGCTTAATAGACCTTCAGGTACCTCAGAGAAACTCATTACTTATGTCAAAGATCGGGCTGGACATGACTTGCGCTATGCGATTGATGCCAACAAGATCAAAAATGAATTGGGCTGGAAGCCGAGTCTTCAGTTCGAAGAAGGGATTTCAAAAACGATTGATTGGTATTTGGGAAATGAAACTTGGCTCAACAATGTCACCTCTGGAAACTACCAGAAATACTACGAGGAGCATTATCAGGAAAGGTAGGGAAGAGATGACTTATCCGACTCGGCGGAGGAGAAGTGAGATTGAGACATAAGATGAGTTGTTGAATTATCTCAATTCTGTGTCCACTGAAGTGTGGAGCTACAGGTATTATTGAATAGAAAATTTTCTTCGAATGCTGATTGTAGAATCAATTTCCAAGGGTTTTAATCCTTGGATCTTGGATAATAAAAAGATCAACAAAATTCACAATCCCGCAAGGGGTTGAATGTAGTAGGTTAATAAAATCAGAATCTTTTTAGCCTGTTCAGGAAAATAAAAAATAATAGGTTTAAAAACTTAAAGATTAAAAAAGCCACCCTTTCGGATAGCTTTTTTAATGGTTGAATAAATAAATCTATTTCAATTATTTAATCTCAACACTTTCAATTTCCTTGAAAATATCGATTTTTGTGCTTTTCACCTTTTCTTCGAATGCTTTCCAATCTCCTTCAAAGAACTCTTTCCATACTTTCAGCGCATCTTCAGCACTTTCTTTAGCATGATTCAACAAGCGCTCTTCTGTTTCTCCAGGAGCTCCGTAAGATGAGTTTGCATAACTTCTTGGGGCACCTTGACGACTCATGTTGGTAGGGAAGAGGTTTCTTACGATACCTTGTCCTTCTCTAGATGGACCATAGAATGCTTCGTTGACAGTGTCAAGTTTTTTCTTGATTGCAGTAACTTCTTTAGCTAATGCTTTTGATTCCTCAGTATCTACATCTTTGATGTAATTAGAGATTTTTTCTATAGTTCCTCTTGCTTCTTGAATCTGTCTGATGGCTTTGCCCATTTCAGCACCAAGAACCTCTGTTTTCTTGATAAATTCTTCTCTCGCTCTCAAATCAGCCAAGTTGGTGTTAATTCTTGGGTCAGAATATACGTTGATGGAAGTTTCAGAACTTTCTTCCCCATAAGTGAAGACCAATTTATACTTTCCTGGAAGTGCATCTCCACCACTTGGTTCGTAGAATCTATTTCCACCTCTGCCACCACGACCAAATCCACCTGGATTTTCTACTGATGATTTTCTGTCAAGACCCCAAATCAATTGATTTACTCCTTGAGAAGGTACCGTTTTCAGTGTTCTGATTTGCTCACCAGATTCATTGAAAATAGCAACTGTAACTGTGTCTAATTTTTCTTTTCCAGGATCATTCAAAATGAAATTTAACCTGCCTCCAAAAGTCCTGTTTTCACCTGCATACTTACCATCTGCCGGGAATCGTTCACCATGTGGCTGATGAATTTCCGCTTGATAAGCATCTGAAGGTTCTACTGCCGTGATTTTTGCAGCTGGAGCTTTCCCTTGATTTTTAGCATAAACTCTCAATGGTCGAATGTCATCCAACACAAATAAAGATCTTCCGAAAGTTCCGATTACCAAATCAGCTTCTCTTTCCTGAATAACCATATCGTAGGTCGAAACAGCATTTGGATAGCCATGTCTCCATTGGTTCCAAGTTTTTGCATTATCAAAAGATGCATACAATCCATATTCGGTACCCAAGAAGACCAAATTAGGTTCCACTGGATCTTGGACGATAGAAAGTGCATAACCCCAAACTTTATTGTCATCAGCTATTCTTTCGTAGCTTCCGCCATAGTTCTTTGTTCTGTAAGCATAAGCGCTAAAATCATTGTTTCTATAATTATTAGCTACTATCCATGCTTCGCCTGCATCATAACGAGAAGCTTGAATCTGTGGAATCCAGCTCGCTTTTGGAAGACCTGTTAACTTCGCTGCCGTATTTGTCCAAGTTTTTCCTCCATCTTTAGTTACCTGAACATTTCCATCATCGGTACCTACCCAAATTACATTTTTGTCGATTGGGCTAGGAGCGATTGTGATGATCGTCGTATGGTTTTCAGCTCCTGTAATGTCAAAAGTCAAACCACCTGTTTCTTGTTGCTTTTGTTTTTCAGGATCATTGGTTGTCAAATCTGGGGAAATGATCTCCCATGTTTCACCTCTGTCTGTACTCTTGTGTAAAAACTGGCTACCAAAGTAAATTGTAGCGGCATCATGTGGGGCTTGTGCCAAAGCAGCATTCCAGTTGAATCTTAAGAAAACATCTTTATCTGGATGAGTTGGTTTAATTGTTCTTTTGTGTCCTGTTTCTTTATCAAAACGAGTAACATTTCCTCCTTGAGACATGGAATAACCATATCTGGAGTCTTCAGGGTCAGAAACTGCATCAAAGCCATCTCCAAATTGTAATTCTTGCCAATAAGTATTTCTAATACCATCCCTTCTCCAAACATAAGCCGGACCAACCCAGCTTCCGTTATCCTGTAGACCTCCATAGATATTGTAAGGAATTTCATTGTCAACATTGATGTGATACCATTGTCCAACAGGAATGTTCTCGGCAAAATACCATGTTTTACCTCCATCTCTTGTAATATTCAAACCGCCATCATTGCCATCTATGATCAACCTTGGATCATTTGGATTGATGTACCAAGCGTGATGATCAGGGTGAACACCTGCGTATTGTAAGATTTGAGTAAATGACTTACCTCCATCTTCACTCATCCCAACTCTTGAATATAAAGTGTATATGCGATCAGCATTTTTAGGATCAGCATAAATTTCGTAATAGTAGAATGGTCTATCACCAATTTCGCCTTTGTTATTGACAAGTCTGAAATCTACCCCGCCGTTTTCTGATACATAAAGACCATTCTTACTGGATTCTACTAATGCATAGATTTTTTGACTATTGGCTTTGGAAATAGCAAGTCCCATTCTACCATAAGGCCCTTTAGGAAGCCCATTTTTATCGTCTAATTTTTTCCAGTTGTCCCCACCATCATGTGTTACATAAAGTCCCGAAGAGGAACCTCCTGAACTGAAGAACCAAGGATACCTTCTATGCTCCCACATGTTGACAAATATTTTATTTGGGTTGTTGGGATCCATGACCATTTCACCTACCCCAGTTTTGGTGTCTATGTAAAGGATTTTATTCCAAGTCTTTCCACCATCTGTAGTTTTGTAGACCCCTCTATCTTCTTGTTCTCCCCAAGGAGAACCTATAGCACCCACATAAATGGTGTTTGGATCGTCAGGATGAATGATAATTCTGTGAATAGCTCTTGTTTTCTCAAGACCCATCAATTCCCAAGTTTTCCCTGCATCCAAAGTTCTGTAAATTCCATAACCTAGATTCAGTGAATTTCTAGGATTTCCTTCTCCTGTTCCTACCCAAACCACATCTGGGTTTTTCTGGTTGATTGCGATGGCTCCGATGGAGTGAACTTTTTCTTCATCGAATATAGGTTCCCAAGTGATTCCTCCTGAAGTAGATTTCCAAACACCACCGGATGCTGCACCAGCATAGATTGTATTTGGATCATCATGAATGGCATCAATTGCTGTGATTCTCCCACTCATAGCCGCAGGGCCAACATTCCGTGCTTTCATAGACTTAAACATGTCCATGTCCACTTGTTGCGCAGTAGCAAAATCAGGAATGATTAGGGCGAATACAAGGGACAATCCTAGAAGCTTAAATTGATGAAGCTTTTTAGTATAGTTTTTCATTTAGTATTTGAGTTGATGATTTTAATTCAATAAAACAGATAATTAACAAGGATAATACTAATTTGATATGGAGGGAAATTAGGTTTGATGAAAGGTCTTGAAAATTGCTTTCAGGAGTGAAATTTATAATGAACTGGAATTCGGAAAAAAGGATAAGTTTTATTGAAAGAATTAAAAAGTGAGCACATTAATTTTACCAACGGCTTGTAAGCTGATATGATTATAGGTTATTTTAGCAAAAAAAAAAACTCAATAATATGATTCAAAGATTATGGTTTGCTTTAGGAGTATTCACACTTTTGGGTGTTTCTATTTCAGCACAAGCACAAAAAGATCGCTTTCAGCAAAAAGTGAAATATGAAATGGATGTGAAGATGGATGTGGTTACCAACCAATATACTGGAACACAAAAACTTCACTACACAAATAACTCACCTGACACGCTCAATAGGGCGTTTTATCATCTCTATTACAATGCTTTTCAACCCAACAGCATGATGGATGTTAGGTCAAGAACGATCGCAGATCCGGATAGAAGAGTTAGAGATAGAATTTTGAACCTTCAGGCAGATGAGATTGGGATTCTTGAAGTAAAATCTCTAAAAATGAATGGAAAAGCAGTTGACTTTGTACACGAGGAGACGATTTTGGAAGTGGATCTTTCTGAACCGATTGCTCCAGGAGAAACAGTGGTTTTTGACATGGAGTTTTTTGGACAAGTTCCGCTTCAAGTAAGACGGGCTGGTAGAGATAATGCAGAAGGAATTCGCTATTCAATGTCACAATGGTATCCTAAAATGGCTGCTTATGATGTAAGAGGTTGGCATGCTAATCCATATATCGGAAGAGAGTTTTATGGAAATTTTGGTGATTTCGATGTGAAAATCACAATTGATAAAGATTATCTATTAGGAGGTACAGGCTATTTGCAAAATGCCAACCAAATTGGAAAAGGCTATGAAGATGCTGGCGTGAAGGTTCCAAATACGTCAGGAAAGACTTTAACTTGGCATTTCACTGCGCCAAATGTGCATGATTTTATGTGGGCCGCTGATCCAAATTATATCTTGGAGAAAAAACAAATGCCAAATGGACCTATGGTTCATTTACTTTATGTGAAAAATGAAAAGACCGAGGAGAATTGGAGTAAGTTGATGCAGTATACCATTGATGCGATTGAGTATTGTAGCGAGAATTTCGGAAAGTATCCTTATGAACAATATTCAGTTATCCAAGGTGGTGATGGTGGTATGGAATATCCAATGGCCACTTTGATCACAGGTCATAGAAATTTAAGGAGTTTGGTAGGAGTGACAGTACATGAATTAATTCATAGCTGGTACTATGGAGTTTTAGGCTTCAATGAATCATCTGAACCTTGGCTAGATGAAGGCTTTACAACATGGGGAACTAGTGTTGTCATGGATGCTGTATTTGAAAAAGATCCAAACTTTACACATAACGGAAGCTATAGATCATATTTCAGACTTGCAGGTGCGGGTTATGAAGAGCCTTTGACCACTCACGGAGATCATTATAATTTGAATTCTGCTTACGGCCCTGCTACCTATAACAAAGGCGCTGTATTTGTAGAGCAAATGTCCTACGTTATTGGGAAAGAGAATTTTGATAAAGCATTGCTAAGACTTTGGAATGATTTTCAATATAAGCATCCAAATGGAAATGATGTAGTGAGAGTTTTTGAAAATGTAAGTGGTTTGGAGTTAGATTGGTATTATGACTATTTTATTGCATCTACTAAAACAATTGATTATGGAGTGAAAACAGTAGAGGCTGATGGAAGTAGCACCAAAATCACTCTTGAAAGAGTTGGGATGATGCCAATGCCTCTTGATGTTGTAGTTACTTACCAAGATGGAAGCCAAGAGTTGATTTACATGCCATTGGTGATCCAAAGAGGAAGTAAGCCTGAAGAAGCTGGAATGCCTAAGCGTGTTGCTACTCAAAAATGGCCTTGGACTAATTATACAACAGAGGTAAAAGTTGCTAGGCCACTTTCTGAGATCAAAAGTGTAGAAATAGATCCAAGTATGAGAATGGCAGACGTGAATCGAGAAAATAACAAATTGGAAGTTTCTGTAGAAATGGAGAAAAAATAAAGGAAATTAAATTCAAGATTTTAAAACACCGATGCGGAAGCAATCGGTGTTTTTTTATGCTCATGAAAGGTGAATTTTTGACAAAAAAAGAGGGCAAGATTATCTTGCCCTCTTCTATAGCTATACCAAGTTAATGATCAGCCTGCGTTCTTTTTGTCCTGAACTTCCTTACGGATGTCCTGTGCCAAATTTTTAAGATCTTGCATTCCTTTTCTTACTCTAGTTCCAGCGGCTTGGTTGCCTTTGTCATAGAATTTTTCGAAGTCACCTTCTAGACCCATTACAAGATCTCTAATTTCGCTAAATCTGCTCATAGTAAAAGTTAATTTTAAGGTTGATGATAAGTTTATTTTTTGTTCAATATATGCAAAATGTTTATAAAACAACAGCCTAAAGCTATTTTTTGAGGTTTTTTTTTTTATTCCCCAAAGGAAACAGCTAAGGCGGAGCTTTTATAAAACCCATTTGTAAGCTTCTCTTTTACTGCCTCAAAAGCAGCAATTGTCTCTGCTACATCTTCAAGTGTATGTACTGCTGTAGGGATTAACCTTAAGATAATCATGTCTTTAGGCACTACAGGGTAGATTACTACAGAACAGAAGATGCTGTAATTTTCTCTCAAGTCTTTGCTTAATGTTGCAGCTTCTCCGACTGTACCATTCAAAACTACAGGTGTAACAGGAGAATTTGATTTTCCGATACTAAATCCTTTTTCTATCAGTCCAGACTTCAATGCATTTACAATTTTCCAGAGATTTTCTTTCAATTCAGGCATTGTCCTCAACATTTCTAACCTCTTCAATGCACCTTCTACCAATAACATTGGAAGTGACTTTGCATAGATTTGAGAACGCATATTGTATTTTAGAAAGTGAATCACATTTGTATCTCCAGCTATAAATGCTCCAATAGAAGCCATTGATTTTGCAAAAGTGGAGAAGTATAAATCGATCTGATCCTGTACTCCTTGCTCTTCACCTGTTCCAGCTCCGGTTTTCCCCATCGTACCAAAGCCATGGGCGTCATCTACTAAAAGCCTGAACTCATATTTTTCTTTTAACTTGACAATCTCTGCAAGATGACCTTGGTCTCCTGTCATTCCGAATACGCCTTCAGTAATCACTAAAATACCACCACCTGTTTCCGCGGCTAACTTAGTAGCTCTCTTCAATTGCGTTTCACAGTTTTCGATGTCATTATGAGGGAACACATACCTTTTGCCTAAGTGCATGCGAAGTGCATCTATAATACAAGCATGACATTCACTATCATAGACGACTACGTCTTTTCTATCTAATATAGAATCGATCACTGACATGATGCCCTGATAGCCATAATTCAAAAGATATGCACTTTGTTTTCCAACAAATTCTGCCAACTCTCTTTCTAACTGCTCGTGAAGGTCTGTCTGACCAGACATCATTCTAGCGCCCATAGGATAAGCTGCTCCCCACTTTGCCGCTGCATCAGCATCAGCTTTTCTAATGTCAGGATGATTTGCCAAACCTAAGTAGTTGTTTAAACTCCAAGTCAAGACATCTTTTCCTTTAAATTTCATTCTTGGAGCTATTTCCCCTTCTAATTTAGGGAAAGTGAAATATCCTTCCGATAACTCAGAATGCTTGCCCAATGGGCCAAGATTTGTATTTAATTTTTCGAATAAATCCAAAGTTTAAAACGTTTAAGTTTTACATTTTTTTGATAGTAGAACAAACCACTAAACCAGCCAAAAGTAATACTTTTTGCCCACCCTTGCAAAATTTAACCCTCAATTCAAATAATCTTTCACTTCCTCGTTTTATTTTATTTACTTCGTGGGTTAAGCTTTTTGTGATAATGAAATAACCCAAATATGAAAAAAATTCAAAAACTTTTGGTAGCCAATAGGGGAGAGATTAGTCTCCGAATTATGAGGACTGCCAAAGAGATGGGCATCAGTACGGTAGCTGTTTATAGTGAGGTAGATAGGAATGCACCTCATGTTAAATTCGCAGATGAAGCAGTGTGTCTTGGACCACCTCCATCGAATCAATCTTACCTTTTGATGGATAAGATTATCGAAGTTTCTAAAAATTTAAATGTTGATGCAATTCATCCTGGTTATGGCTTTCTTTCTGAAAATGCCACTTTTGCAGAAAAAGTAAAAAAAGCGGGGATCATTTTTGTCGGTCCATCTCCAGCGGCTATTGAGGTAATGGGGTCCAAATTAGCTGCAAAACATGCAGTTTCTAAGTATGATATCCCGATGGTTCCAGGTACAGAAGATGCTATTTCTGATATTCCTAAAGCCAAAGTGAAAGCGAAAGAAATTGGTTATCCGATTTTGATAAAAGCGAGTGCTGGTGGTGGAGGTAAAGGGATGAGGATAGTTGAAAATGAGGCTGAATTTGAAGAGCAAATGAATAGAGCAATCTCCGAGGCGCAATCTGCATTTGGAGATGGTGCTGTTTTTATAGAGAAATACATTACTTCGCCGAGACATATCGAAATTCAAGTTTTAGGAGATACCCATGGAAATGTGGTTCATTTGTTTGAACGCGAATGCTCAGTACAGCGAAGACATCAAAAAGTTATAGAAGAAGCACCTTCAGCGGTTGTATCTGAAAAGATGCGGAATGCAATGGGAGAAGCTGCAGTAAAAGTAGCAAAAGCCTGTGATTATTATGGAGCAGGTACAGTTGAGTTTATTGTAGATGAGAATCTTGATTTCTACTTCTTGGAGATGAATACCAGACTTCAAGTGGAGCATCCGGTAACTGAAATGATTACAGGTAAAGATCTTGTGAAAGAGCAGATATTGATTGCAGAAGGTCATCCATTGAGTTTTGCACAAGAAGACCTTACAATCAATGGACATGCAGTAGAAGTGAGAGTTTATGCGGAAGATCCAAGAAATAATTTCCTTCCTGACATCGGAAATTTACAAACTTACATCAGACCTCAGGGTGCTGGGGTTCGTGTAGATGATGGTTTTGAGCAAGGAATGGATATTCCAATTTACTATGACCCAATGATTGCCAAATTGATCACACATGCTGATACCAGAGAGTTGGCAATAGATAGGATGATTAGAGCGATTGAGGAGTATTACATCACAGGAATCGAGACGACATTGGGTTTTTGTAAGTTTGTGATGGAGCATGACGCCTTCAGATCAGGGAATTTCGACACCAAGTTTGTGGAGAAATATTTCACGCCTGACAAGTTGGATATTCAGTGGACCGAAGAGGAATTGAAATTGTTAGCTGCTGCGTCTGTTGAATTGATAGAGAAAGAAAAGAAAAATCTTAGAAAAGTAAAATCCATACAAAATGGAGCTTTACCTAGAACAAATTGGAAAAATAGATTACACTAATGGCGGAAATTCTACCTATAAAAGCATGGAGATACCATGAAAAACTAAGAGGTCAAATTGAAGATTTGACCTCTCCGCTTTTTGATGTAGTTTCCTCCAAACAGAGGGAGGTTCTTTATGCCAACCCTCTAAATAGTATTCATCTTTCTGTCCCTTTGGGAGATGCGCCAAGTCTAAATGCTGCTGAGACTTTGAAAAAATGGAAAGAGGAGCAAATCCTTCAGCAGGATATCATTCCCGGGATTTATGTTTACTATCAATATTTCCGACTTCCTGGACAAGATGAGGAGTCTTGCAGAAAGGGATTTGTTGCGCAAATCAAAGCGTATGATTGGGATGAAAATGTAATCCTCCGACACGAAAATACTATCGCCAAAGCCGTCAATGATCGGGTTGATTTGTTGAGAGAAACCAAATTTCAATCGAGTGCTACGCACGGGCTGTATGAAGATTCACTTCATTTGCTAGAACCATTTATGGACAAGGCGATAGAAGATCCAATTTATGATTTGGAGGATTATCAGGGGGTCAGAGAAGTAATGGCTGTCATTCAAGATGCGAAAATCATCAAGGAATTTGTGAAATTGATTCAGGAAAAGCAGATTATTTTGGCTGATGGACATCATCGTTATGAAGGAGCAATCGAATATAGAAAAACGATGCGCGATGCAAATCCTGATCATTCTGGAAATGAGGCATACAATTTTCACATGATGTATTTCACAAATGCCTTGTCAAAGAATCTCCGGATACTTCCTACACATCGGATTTTTTCTGGATTTCAGATAGAAGAAGAAGTTTTATTGGAAAAAATCAGTGAATTCTTTTTTGTCAAAAAGCTGAATGACGTGGAGGAAATCGAAGAGCTTATCTTACAGAAAAAATGGGCATTTGGATTAGTGATTGGAGATCATCCCTACAAAATCCGCTTGTATCCTGAAATGTTGGATCAAATGCCAGCTGACATTCCTGATGTAGTCAAAAACCTTGATTTGATGGTATTGCATTATTTTTTGGTGGATCGAGTTTTAGGAATTCCTTTGGAAGATCAGCGGTTTTCTGATCAGATTGAATATGAAAGAAACCTGAGAAGATGCATCAGTAGGACGATTTCTGGTAAGGCTTCTTTTAGTGTAATTACCAAAGATATTTCTATGAACCAAGTTCTTGAGGTTTGTAAATCAGGACATACAATGCCTCAAAAATCAACTTATTTTTACCCAAAGACTCTTTCAGGTTTACTCTTTGCTTCTATAGATGAGGCTGATTTTGCATTTCCGTATCAGATGTTCCAATCATGATTTCACTCGATAATTATAAGCTAGTCCTCGCATCCAAATCACCAAGGCGTAATGAATTATTAAAAGGCTTGGGTGTAGATTTTACTGTCAGGACCAAGGATACGGATGAAAGTTTCCCCATTGACATGGATCCATTTGAAGTGGCGGGATTTCTATCCAAGAAAAAAGCAGATGCATTTTTTCCCGAACTGGCAAAAGATGAAATTCTTATAACTGCTGATACTGTCGTAATTTTGGATGGAGCAATACTCAATAAACCTTCTGACAAAAAAGAGGCTTTTGAAATGATCGCTTCGCTTTCAGGCAAAGTCCATCATGTAGTTACTGGGATTACGATTGGATCTGTCTCAAGGCATATCACTTTGCAAGATTCAGTGAAAGTTCACTTCAAAGCCCTTACAACTGAGGAAATCAATTATTATATCGAGAAGTTTCAGCCCTTCGACAAAGCAGGGGCTTATGGTATTCAAGAATGGATAGGATATATCGCCGTCAACAGCATAGAAGGGTCATTTTATACTGTGATGGGTTTGCCGG is drawn from Belliella baltica DSM 15883 and contains these coding sequences:
- the rfbB gene encoding dTDP-glucose 4,6-dehydratase, encoding MSKNLLITGGAGFIGSHLVQLFVEKYKSYKIVNLDCLTYAGNLENLKAVEGASNYFFEKVNLLNVAELERVFDKHNITDVIHLAAESHVDRSISDPLAFVNTNVIGTVNLLNVAKSKWTDLDKHLFYHVSTDEVYGSLDDGGFFTEETPYDPQSPYSASKAASDHFVRAYTNTYGLRTVITNCSNNYGPNQFPEKLIPLCIHNIRNNKPLPVYGKGENIRDWLFVVDHARAIDLVFHEGKVGETYNIGGFNEWKNIDIVKLLCKKMDQKLNRPSGTSEKLITYVKDRAGHDLRYAIDANKIKNELGWKPSLQFEEGISKTIDWYLGNETWLNNVTSGNYQKYYEEHYQER
- a CDS encoding VPS10 domain-containing protein, with protein sequence MKNYTKKLHQFKLLGLSLVFALIIPDFATAQQVDMDMFKSMKARNVGPAAMSGRITAIDAIHDDPNTIYAGAASGGVWKSTSGGITWEPIFDEEKVHSIGAIAINQKNPDVVWVGTGEGNPRNSLNLGYGIYRTLDAGKTWELMGLEKTRAIHRIIIHPDDPNTIYVGAIGSPWGEQEDRGVYKTTDGGKTWNKILYIDTKTGVGEMVMDPNNPNKIFVNMWEHRRYPWFFSSGGSSSGLYVTHDGGDNWKKLDDKNGLPKGPYGRMGLAISKANSQKIYALVESSKNGLYVSENGGVDFRLVNNKGEIGDRPFYYYEIYADPKNADRIYTLYSRVGMSEDGGKSFTQILQYAGVHPDHHAWYINPNDPRLIIDGNDGGLNITRDGGKTWYFAENIPVGQWYHINVDNEIPYNIYGGLQDNGSWVGPAYVWRRDGIRNTYWQELQFGDGFDAVSDPEDSRYGYSMSQGGNVTRFDKETGHKRTIKPTHPDKDVFLRFNWNAALAQAPHDAATIYFGSQFLHKSTDRGETWEIISPDLTTNDPEKQKQQETGGLTFDITGAENHTTIITIAPSPIDKNVIWVGTDDGNVQVTKDGGKTWTNTAAKLTGLPKASWIPQIQASRYDAGEAWIVANNYRNNDFSAYAYRTKNYGGSYERIADDNKVWGYALSIVQDPVEPNLVFLGTEYGLYASFDNAKTWNQWRHGYPNAVSTYDMVIQEREADLVIGTFGRSLFVLDDIRPLRVYAKNQGKAPAAKITAVEPSDAYQAEIHQPHGERFPADGKYAGENRTFGGRLNFILNDPGKEKLDTVTVAIFNESGEQIRTLKTVPSQGVNQLIWGLDRKSSVENPGGFGRGGRGGNRFYEPSGGDALPGKYKLVFTYGEESSETSINVYSDPRINTNLADLRAREEFIKKTEVLGAEMGKAIRQIQEARGTIEKISNYIKDVDTEESKALAKEVTAIKKKLDTVNEAFYGPSREGQGIVRNLFPTNMSRQGAPRSYANSSYGAPGETEERLLNHAKESAEDALKVWKEFFEGDWKAFEEKVKSTKIDIFKEIESVEIK
- a CDS encoding M1 family metallopeptidase, producing the protein MIQRLWFALGVFTLLGVSISAQAQKDRFQQKVKYEMDVKMDVVTNQYTGTQKLHYTNNSPDTLNRAFYHLYYNAFQPNSMMDVRSRTIADPDRRVRDRILNLQADEIGILEVKSLKMNGKAVDFVHEETILEVDLSEPIAPGETVVFDMEFFGQVPLQVRRAGRDNAEGIRYSMSQWYPKMAAYDVRGWHANPYIGREFYGNFGDFDVKITIDKDYLLGGTGYLQNANQIGKGYEDAGVKVPNTSGKTLTWHFTAPNVHDFMWAADPNYILEKKQMPNGPMVHLLYVKNEKTEENWSKLMQYTIDAIEYCSENFGKYPYEQYSVIQGGDGGMEYPMATLITGHRNLRSLVGVTVHELIHSWYYGVLGFNESSEPWLDEGFTTWGTSVVMDAVFEKDPNFTHNGSYRSYFRLAGAGYEEPLTTHGDHYNLNSAYGPATYNKGAVFVEQMSYVIGKENFDKALLRLWNDFQYKHPNGNDVVRVFENVSGLELDWYYDYFIASTKTIDYGVKTVEADGSSTKITLERVGMMPMPLDVVVTYQDGSQELIYMPLVIQRGSKPEEAGMPKRVATQKWPWTNYTTEVKVARPLSEIKSVEIDPSMRMADVNRENNKLEVSVEMEKK
- a CDS encoding histone H1 gives rise to the protein MSRFSEIRDLVMGLEGDFEKFYDKGNQAAGTRVRKGMQDLKNLAQDIRKEVQDKKNAG
- a CDS encoding aminotransferase class I/II-fold pyridoxal phosphate-dependent enzyme codes for the protein MDLFEKLNTNLGPLGKHSELSEGYFTFPKLEGEIAPRMKFKGKDVLTWSLNNYLGLANHPDIRKADADAAAKWGAAYPMGARMMSGQTDLHEQLERELAEFVGKQSAYLLNYGYQGIMSVIDSILDRKDVVVYDSECHACIIDALRMHLGKRYVFPHNDIENCETQLKRATKLAAETGGGILVITEGVFGMTGDQGHLAEIVKLKEKYEFRLLVDDAHGFGTMGKTGAGTGEEQGVQDQIDLYFSTFAKSMASIGAFIAGDTNVIHFLKYNMRSQIYAKSLPMLLVEGALKRLEMLRTMPELKENLWKIVNALKSGLIEKGFSIGKSNSPVTPVVLNGTVGEAATLSKDLRENYSIFCSVVIYPVVPKDMIILRLIPTAVHTLEDVAETIAAFEAVKEKLTNGFYKSSALAVSFGE
- the accC gene encoding acetyl-CoA carboxylase biotin carboxylase subunit, encoding MKKIQKLLVANRGEISLRIMRTAKEMGISTVAVYSEVDRNAPHVKFADEAVCLGPPPSNQSYLLMDKIIEVSKNLNVDAIHPGYGFLSENATFAEKVKKAGIIFVGPSPAAIEVMGSKLAAKHAVSKYDIPMVPGTEDAISDIPKAKVKAKEIGYPILIKASAGGGGKGMRIVENEAEFEEQMNRAISEAQSAFGDGAVFIEKYITSPRHIEIQVLGDTHGNVVHLFERECSVQRRHQKVIEEAPSAVVSEKMRNAMGEAAVKVAKACDYYGAGTVEFIVDENLDFYFLEMNTRLQVEHPVTEMITGKDLVKEQILIAEGHPLSFAQEDLTINGHAVEVRVYAEDPRNNFLPDIGNLQTYIRPQGAGVRVDDGFEQGMDIPIYYDPMIAKLITHADTRELAIDRMIRAIEEYYITGIETTLGFCKFVMEHDAFRSGNFDTKFVEKYFTPDKLDIQWTEEELKLLAAASVELIEKEKKNLRKVKSIQNGALPRTNWKNRLH
- a CDS encoding DUF1015 domain-containing protein — translated: MAEILPIKAWRYHEKLRGQIEDLTSPLFDVVSSKQREVLYANPLNSIHLSVPLGDAPSLNAAETLKKWKEEQILQQDIIPGIYVYYQYFRLPGQDEESCRKGFVAQIKAYDWDENVILRHENTIAKAVNDRVDLLRETKFQSSATHGLYEDSLHLLEPFMDKAIEDPIYDLEDYQGVREVMAVIQDAKIIKEFVKLIQEKQIILADGHHRYEGAIEYRKTMRDANPDHSGNEAYNFHMMYFTNALSKNLRILPTHRIFSGFQIEEEVLLEKISEFFFVKKLNDVEEIEELILQKKWAFGLVIGDHPYKIRLYPEMLDQMPADIPDVVKNLDLMVLHYFLVDRVLGIPLEDQRFSDQIEYERNLRRCISRTISGKASFSVITKDISMNQVLEVCKSGHTMPQKSTYFYPKTLSGLLFASIDEADFAFPYQMFQS